The genomic stretch cgtgcgataagccggatcccgggagccctagagacacaaccacaaccattgtaacaacgcgcaagcgcctagataattccagacaagcagcagtaggccctgtctccgtgcaggtgtttcgaagctgggtaactcgcgtactaccgtcccgaggacactccgccctatggcccctacttcttttccccctcgtgagtatccctcctccgaggtaccgtctacTAAGCAACGACAACGGCgtcggtgctttggacatcatcgtgactttttatttttttacttttacttttacatttttTAATGAGCTGACCAGTGGGTCCCGTATCCACATCAAAATAATTGGTCAAGTTTTGTGCCACATCATCCTTACATGTGGCCCCACTTGTTAGCAATGTTATTAATCCTTGTTAATTTTTGTTTTAGTGCATACttcctccgtcctcaaataagtggacatctagctctaaactttatcTACAAAAGAGTGTACTCTTATCTTTCCAATGCACTTCAATTGCTTCTCTCtaatcgcacggaaatcaaacccaataatattaagcacatatttttcttgttttctacatacaattagcttattggaggtAAAAGAATCAAAGCAGAGAGACGCTTGTTCCCAATGTATTTtttactccacttcataatttgtcTTAGAAAACccacatgtacacttatttgtggacggagggagtacggcAAAAAAAATGCGGTTTTGTGCCAGATTTATGCAAAAAAATTAACAAGTGGTAGTTTTTCAAAATTTGAGCATGAAGGGTTAGCTTTAGGGTAAGAACCCTGCTGGAACGGGGCGCGCGAGTCCCGCCGTCCGCTATCCTGTGCCTCCCGAACAACGACATCGTCATTGCGTGCATGTCCGTCGAGGGCCCGTGGGCAGTGAGGGGCGGGGATGATGATGCTCCACCTGCCCCTCCCGCTCCGCCCATGCCGCATCACACGTCGCAGACTCCGGGCATGTCCAGCCAGTGGCACCTAGACTGACAACATTGCCCTGACTATTGAACATGATTACGCTGCAGCAGGGGAGGTGTATGTTGCTGACGACGTTTCCGGCTCTGTCCCTGCAAACCTGACCGCTGTCCCTATACTTTCTGTTTCCCTAACCTACGGCCACATTCAAGGCGAGCACAGGAGGCTACGGTGAAGCTTCGCCGTAGTCACCGCCTAGCAGCCAAGGAAGAATCAAACTTCCtcaacctgatggagaaggaacgaGAACTACAATCCTCTTGTGTCGGCCATGGATGCTCGCACGGAGGCAACCACCCTCGATGATCTTTTCGCGCTAATGTCGAATTTCGACCAGCGTACTGAACTTCTCGGCGGGTCAGGCATGGAGAGTGGTGGCAATTTCAAGTCATCCGCAAACTTTTCTGCAGCACGTGGTCGTGGACGTGGAGGTTTCCCTCGTGGCCGCGGTAATGGAGGCTGTGGCCAAGGTCGTGGTGGATGACCCTTCTTCAATAACAACAACGATAGGGGAGCGTCACCCTCTCGCAACAACCCATATGGAAATGGAAAACAGGGATCAGATCATGCCAAGATTCCTTGCCAAATCTGCAGCAAAGCTGGCCATAGTGCACGGGACTGCAGGTACCGTTACAATGATCAAGAGGGACACTCCACAAATGCTGCCTCCTATGGTGTTGACActaatttgagtttgggtggaggaggagggagatctgaaggatttggagctcaacaatggagtatgagagagagagaaatgtcTTGAGCTTTTTGCCCTGGTTTCCTTACCCCTTCAAGCTGGAAgaaggggcttatataggcgtcccGGAAAAGTAGCCGTTTCTAGCCGTTTTCCATTTCAGACTCGAGCCACCCGGTAGCTgacccggtagtaccgggccACGTACCGGACTgcccggtagcagcacccggtggaCCGGGCTGGCTGCCGGGTTCCCTTTGCTTCGGCTTCTTCGGTCagtccggtagcagcacccggtgtacCGGGCTGGCTACCGACATTTCTGGTAGCAGCACCCAGTGTACCGAGCTGGCTGCTGGAATCTCCTGGCTTCGGCTTCTCTTCTCAGTtcggtagcagcacccggtgtacCGGGCTGACTACCGACTTTTCCTGGAGCTTCAAAATGACTTCGTTTTCTCGGCACTTCTTCCTCTCAACATTTTTGGTGTGCAGATTATGTGTATGTGTGGCTTTGGCAAGCACTTCTTTAGAGACAAACGGTCAACACACCATCACTAGTTGAGAGCAACAATTGGGGGGTCTCTCTTCACCTCGCATCCTTCTGTCCGACTACAAGACCTTTCTTGCCGCCTTGCATTCCCATATGTGGACTAAAACCTGTGTACATACTTATAGATACTAATAGTCCACACAATAGCACCGGTGTCATTGTTcaccaaaataatggttaagggtaAAACACCCTTACAGCCTCCCTTCAAGGACGGACCCGCGACCGAGACCTCCACCTGGTACGCCAACCCGCACATCTCCGACTTCCTAGAGGTTGAGAAAATGACCAAGCGAACCTCGAAGTTGGTGAGCTCCGGGCTAACGGGGAaggatcttaccatgtcttggtttaccaagcggatccaacctctCCAGCACCGCGAGCGGTTGATGTACTTCTACGGTGGCCGCGACGATAACATGCGCGCCACCAAGGATAATTTATCTTCTGATGCCCTGGACAAGCGGCTCCGGGTAATGATCAAAATTTCGCGTGAAGTTCACTCTCACGTGTGCGATCACGACATCTACACAGAGAAGAATGTGACGCCATTGTGGCATTGGTGGCCGTTGTGGCGCCACACCTGTCTGATATAGACGTACTTCCCCTAAAAAGGAAGAAACTACGGGGGAAAATCTCGTGTCTCGTGTCTCCTCGGCAGTTACTTCTTGCTCCACATTGCTTTTGTTTGTTATTTGTTCTTGTTGGTTATCATTGTTTTTGTTTCATTTAGGTTGTTCACTTTGCACTGATCACCTTTACCTTGTTGCTTAAGCCTAAACCTTGAAAATCCTACAATTTTGCTAGCTCCTATTCACCGCCTCTAGTCGCATGTACATACCTTTCAACTGGATGTATATGCTCCTCCTTGCTCCTGATCTTGGCTGCTCTTGCTTTATGTGATGATAttggctattttctttttctgGTGGTTTTGGTggatgaactggatgaacttACTAGTTTAGTGATGCGCTGGCTGGTTTGTGTATGGTTGTTGTGGTTGATGTTGATGCAGTCAATGGATAGCTGTGCTTGGCTGTCAATTTTCTTTTATAGCCGCTTGTAGTGCTGGCATGTTGGACACGTGTCCGGGTGAATCTTGTTTTGCCTTTGCTGTGAGCAGCCTGTGTTCTAGTCACATAGCATGATTCCTAAGCTGTTGTGGATCAGCTCAGTAGTGTCATCTTTATCCTTTTTTTTCTCCTTGTTTCcacttgaatttgaatttcatttgGCATTCCACTTATCTTGCATTTGTTATCTTTTGTGTGTGTGCAGGTTATACAAGATCAAGGAATGGAAGATGGTGATGTAGATGAAGTAGAGAAGAAGAAACAGTAGCTAGAAATTTTGATTTAGGTTTACATTATTATTCATTGTTGTAATATaattgaatattgtaaagacaatgtataatgTGTTTTATCAATAAAGCTGAAATTTCTCTAAAGTATTATTGTTTAAATTCCATTTTTATTGTTTACAATTCAAAGTTTGTATTTAAACTTCAGTTTAATATTTTTATTCTATGAAATGTCGGATGCTGATTTTGCCACCGCGCGTTAATACTACGTTGAGAAGAACAGAACACACACCAAAGCATTCCAAAATTTTAGAATAGCTAAGCATCTTGTGCGTAGCTTGAGCACTCAAAACGTACCGGACCTACAAAAAACTTCTCTGCAGCACGAAAGCATTCATCGGCATATATACCAGCTACCACTACGAACACACTAGCAAAAACCTTGCACACAAAGACTCAATTTCCCCGTCACaaaccaaaaacaaaacaaaaaaacacagCAATCGCGTGGTACTAAGCTGCTAGCTCGTGGTCTCAAAGTGGCAGAGCCTGTTCTCCGCGAGCTTGGTCCTGTAGGCCGACGCCTTGTACTCCCGCCACGTGAACTCTCTGTACCGCCTGCGGCCGCCTTCCCCCACGAGCTCCGGCAGCGGCGCCAGCGTCTCCCGCGGCGGCGGGCCGCCGAAGAAGATGACCGACACCCGTGACCGGATACTGTTCACCATCACCCGGTGCCTCACGCTCCTGAACCTCCCGTTCGTCAGAACCTGCGGGTACGAGCAAAGTTTTCGTCAGCAACCAAACTCGCCGTTGATTAAGCTAATGAAATAGTTTCATACTATTGAACAGATTGAAGCAGCTTCTAGTGACTCATATGAACTTAGTTGTCATCCATTccggaaaaaaaaaacttggcaTGGCCTATATGCGATCCCGACATTTttctttcagaaaagttggtgtaCCTCAGTTCACCTGGCTAAGCTGCCTGGAAAAGAGACGAGTGCACGGTTACCAGTGACGGGTCATCACTGTACTACCTGTCTGTCGTCGATTTGACGGGTAGGCTAGCCAGCTCTGTGCTCTACTCCAtgattttaattttgaaaacatttTGAATCATGCCCGGGGGCAGATTTCTCCTGTTCAATAATGGTTTGCCCGTTTGACATCCACTCAGACATCAGACAATGGGGCCAGTTTAGGTACTTTTGATCCTTTTGTTATGCTGCCATTAGCAATCGGATTTGCATGCTAATTGGGATACCGAGAGCGAGAAATAAGGCAACGAACAgctcagaagaagaagaaaatagaAGAGACGTACCTGCAGGGCGTCGCCGACATTGACGAAGAAGGAGCTCTGGTCCGGCGGCACCGAGACCCACGATCCGTCCCGCAGCGCGATCTCGAGGCCGGAGGTGGCGTTGGAGCGGAGCACGGAGATGATCTGCGGGTCGGTGTGCTCGCCGAACCCGGTCACCCTGCCAttaccgccggcgccggcgtgaaGCTGCTTCTGCTCGGGTCGCGGCGGGTAGTGGTTGACGCGCAGCATGGAGTCGCTGTCCTCGTGCAGGACCAGCCTCGCGAAGGCGTCGCTCTCCGCCATGCCCAGACCTTCCGCCATCAGCTCCAGCACCGAGCAGGCCATCCTCCTCACCGCCACCGTGTACTCGTTCAGGAGATCGCTGCAGGCCCAAGAACTCGATCGTGTCAGCGCAAATCATAATCGTTTCCTTGCCATGCCATGCTGAACCTAGCTTGGCTAGTGGTCACGCGCGCATGGGGGATGGGCGGCAGAAAAGATTCGGAGGCGACGGGACGGCGGCCGGAAAAAGTCCCATTATTCAAGGCCAGCTCGGCGTAGGCCACAGCTGCACACGTGCGCCCagggaaagagaaaagaaagactAAAATCGAATCAGCAACCACGCAAAGCTTGCAACAGTGAGCCAGCTATCAAAGTTTTATATTATGTCAGCTTTTTCAACACCTTTCAAGAAAATAATATACCTTTCTTAAATGGTTTTGCTAATTCTCGTTTGAGTGGGAATTAGCTTAATTTGATTCCTATTTTTTATTCTGGATCGACTCCTAGGCTATAGGATTGCATCGTGATTTCTACTAGACATAAGTTGCAACCAAGATTTTTATAATTGCATAtgaggttgcaactgagatttatacctcataccatttaattgttTCATGATTCATGCTAGTCACGTGTCTCAACTTAAATTTGAGACATGAAAAGTTAAATTGATTCGTACTTTCTACTAGGTATGACCTGCTATAGTTTGCAATGGAATTCGATGAGCTAAATTAACTTAATTCGTCACACCCTCTAAAAAAATAATGAGGGATGAGAACGGGGCGATTCAGATTCCCTACTGTTGCTGCGGCTTCAGAAACTGCACGTGCTACTTGCGACACATCTTTTCACTAGCTGTGCTATAATGTTTACTTGTGAATACACCATGTGCTCCAATGGTGTGAAGAAACGGCCTGTAGATCTGCGGGTCGATCGGgcgaaaaggaaaaaaaggttTGAGTGTCTACATTCCAGCTTGCACAATGACCTGTAGTCTTTGTTTGGTCAGACAATCTTGCGCAATGACCTGGACTCTTTCTTTGGTCAGACACTTGTTTTATTGAGCCTGTATTAAGGCAAGGGGGACCAgcccatcacacttagcacctttTCTCTTTCTTCTAACAAGAATGCACAATTTCGTGCTAAAGCCTTGCTACAATTCATTTCTTTGCTAACAATCAAGATTACTttatactactactactagcttTTGCTAAGTCTCAATTGACTAAGATTTtcttaatttgtatttttttcaaCTGATAAGACGTAGACATACCCTAATAGACTAATACTTTCTTAATTTGCACTTCTTTGAACTGATATAAGACGTAGACATACCCTAATTGGTGGGCTCTAAAGTTACAAAAAAACAACATTTAGGCTAGATCCATTGGCCTGGAACTGATCATAGCTTCATTTCTGTGCAGgaacaacttttttttttctgtatTTCTTGCTTGTTTTAGCCGTCAGATCAAGATTTCTAAGGTAGAACCTACGCATAATATCCAACATTAAGCACATTTCTACTTTGGTCGTGGAAGAAAAAGGGCGGAAAAGGTACCTCGTCATTCGTGATTCGTCAATGCCTAAATCGACTGAGAAGCTCGTTGGTGTGTCGTTGTTACTAACCTGTTTTATCTTTGGAAGATTCTTTTGTGCTTGTATACAGCAGGAAGAAATCTGCTTTGCCCGAAATGGAATTTGATTCTACGCGGTTAATCACTATTACTGCCTACTTATACTTGGTCCTAAATAAACAGATGTCGCCCACTCGTACGTGCAGCGAATTCAAATTTGACATTGACGATATGTAGAGGGTGCACTCACCGGAAAGAGCAGCGCCAGTCCGACGGCGCCGCTTCCTCGGCTGGCACGGACAATGGCGCGTCGGCGGAGCGGTCCCCcgtggaggcgccggcggcggtgACACCGAGCAGGAGATACTCGACCCAGCCGAGGTCACCATTGTTGCCTATCCGCTTGCTGGCGTACCCGAACGGGCTGCCGGGCGAGGCGGCCGACATCGCCGCCTCCTTTTCCCGCTGCTGGAGCCCGAAGAAGGCGGCTGCCGCGGCCTCCACACGCACCAGGAGCTCGACAGGCACGCCGTGGCCCGTGACCTTGAAGAAGCCGTGCTCCTCGCACGCCGCCGCCACGGCGCGCGCCGCAGCCGCCCTCCCCTCGGCGCCACCGCTCCACGCCGCGGCCAGGTCGACCTCCGGGACGTCGGCCAGCGGCGGCGCCGCCCTGTGCACCGCCGGGAGCGCGATCTGCTCCAGCTCGCCTTTGGCAAGAACCACCATGGTCACAGAAACAGAGGGATCACACAGAGAGCGTCTAGCTAGTGCACTACTCACACAGCAGTGTAGGTCTGTATCCAAGAAACAGAGGAGTGGATTCAGAGACTGGTGTTGCTGAGCTTGAGAGGGCTGGTTGACACGGGATGAAGAAGGAGAAGGCCGTGGTCTCTCCTTATATAGGCTTGGGAGCAGAGCAGAGCAGGGGTAGAGGAGTATTTGATGAATGGTGATACCTCGGTGCGTGTATCATGGGCGTATTATGATCGGGCGAGTGCGCGACACGGGCATGGGGTCTGACAGTTAGCTGTCTCGGTATGATACAGTGCACTGTAGTGATATCCTGCAAATCGAATTAATGGGTCGCCATCGCGACAGCGTCGATTGATGAGATTTTGCAGGGCCGTCCGTCGATGCATCTAGACGAGACTCCAGCACAGGTATTACGCATCTTGACAGTTGGGTTCGTCCGGAACGTTAGATTCTCGGTGTCGAAATGTTTCGGAGATTTTGGGGGCTGATTACGACGGCGAAGCAGAGAACATGTTGGGTTGAGCTAGGCCATCTCTAGGAGATTTAGCCAACTTAAGTTTGTAAATAAAGTAATTCACCTAGTCAATTCGCCGAACACTCCAAGGACGGAGGAGGTAACAAAGGTAGGCCGGCGGAGTTGAGCCGATGCCGAAACTATGAGAAGGCTGGCGGGGCTATGAGACGACCGGAGGTCAACGAATGGTTTAGGTTAGAGATACCCTAACCGGTGGTCTCTAAACTTGCAAAAACAAATGGTTTAGGTTAGATCCATTGGTCTTTCTGTGTAAATACCTTGCATGTTTTAGCCGTCATATCAAGATTCCTAAGGTATGCAACGTCGATATATCTAAATACCTTGCATGTTGTTGGTAACTTGTTTTAGCTTTCAACACCTTTCCCAAAATCTTCAAAACATGTTTGTATAGCACTATACTGTCTAGTCTCTTTCCAttagtttggacttttggttcagttggctagtgcagcaatcttacatggtatcagagctaataggtctcaagttcaagaccctactcacgcagttttaaaaacaaacaaaaattctGCGGCCCGCACCGAACCATGCTAAGGACTAAAATAACCTAGACGTGaggggagtgttgaatataaacACACTGTCTAGTGTCTTTTTATCAGTTCGTACTTTTGTTttaattggctagtgcagcattctttcatggtatcagagccaagaggtttcaagttcaagaccctgctcacgagttttaaaagaaaaaagaaaaaagaaaaaatgttctGTGGCCTACATcgaacccacgctaaggactaaaaaAATATTCGGTGGTCTAcaccgaacccacgctaaggactaaaatagtCTAGACGTAagggggagtgttgaatataaatacactgcctagtctcttttTCTATCAGTTCAAATTTTTGATTCAATTGACTAGTGCAGCAATCTTTTAAGCACAAGTAAGATGGGTCCTCCATCTTCATAGGGACCCTCTTTACTTTAGTCAATTCGTCGAACACTCCAAGGATGGAGGAGGTAACAAAGGTAGTCCGGCGGAGTTGAGCCGATGCCGAAACTACGAGAAGGCTGGCGAGGCTATGAGACGGCCCGAAGTTGATGAAAGGGATGATGCGGCGCCTACGAAAGGAGCTTGTCGATGCGGTGAGGGGGGGTGTAGTTTTACTCGGCGGCTCGGCGGCCAGATATATTTGAAAGTGAAAAATTCACTCCTCTCGAGACTTTTAAGGATCATCACCATATTTAAAAGTGATGCCCTCCCTCCCTCTCAAAATAATTGTCGCGGAACGAAAGCACCTGTACACAAAAATATCGCACTGATATTAGATGGGCAGCCGGTGATTGACGACGCTTTACACGGCAGAATATAGTGGAAGGATTCGTACCGATCGATCGATCATCCTCCCAAGTCCCAACTGACAAAACGAAAAAATATCCCGTGCGCATGCATGCGTGCGTGCGTGGCGTTCCGGAATAAATATCGCAATAAACCCTGACGTTGCCGCGCTCGGATCTCCCATGATGGACGAGCACGTTGGCAGGCTCACTCACTCAtatcgccggccggccggccggggtCCCTTTCTGGAAAGAGCAAGAGCCATACAAGCTCCATTTTTTACGATATCCTGGCCTCGACAGGAGGCCGCGAGCCGGAGCGGAGGGGCGGCCCACGCCGCGCCGCTCGCCGCGTGTCGCGCCGTTCCGGCCGGCGAGGGCCGCCGCACATCGTCCCTCGGAAGCCTCGCCGGTGGACTGTCTCCGTGGGCGCCGCTCGCCTCGCGCACCTGTGGTCCACACCACACCGTCTGGACGTGAGCTGCTGCACGTTGTGGAATATTTGCCGTACCACGTCAGGAGGTGGATGGAGGCAGGCGCCGTCCTCATGGCCGTGGCCGTGCTGGGACGCGTGTGACTGTGTGAGAGGGGAGGCGGGAGGGGGGCGTGGGGCGTGGGCCGGCCGTGGCTGCCGCGCGTTGCCCGGATTGGCGAGCCGATGCTGTTTCCAGCGCAGCGCACATCGCTTCGCCGGGCCGATTATCAGAGTCAGACCTGTGCTGCCCATGGTTTTTGCTCGCCGCTCGCCGCCTTTTCTGGTCGCGCTCGAACCTCCGTCATTGCATCCGCCTTCTACGATGCCGTAGATTCGCCGGGGCTGGTGGTGATCGGTAGACTGGCCCTATTTTTGAGCTCttggtataagagcatctccactcccgTCCCCTAAACTGTCCCCCAAAGGTATTTGGGTGCGTCGGATACAAAAAATGTTACCAGCAGCGTATCCTaaaggtttttttgtccggcgcgacccAACACGGTGTCCGCCGTCCTGAGTCCGTCCCCactacaggggacgctccgggcacaccggacacaacgaaatgagaggcgaggaggcgcgggcccgacgcgttcgcggctcggacgctcaaccgccgcctacgtagcgacggtgcagttgccgggaagcggaactGTCGCATTGGCAACCACGTCGATCGAcacgccaaccgccggaatggagcgtggACTCCTCGCAAGAGCAAcggccgctctcttcgacttccgCGCCGCCGTTCTtctgcgctcaataagacccgtacgtaggcgttttcggatcttcaaccggccgccattcatccaaacttccatccgacacctccagcgacgatgagctacatctccgagcttccatccgacacctccagcgagggcaagcctgctggatggcgccattggtgggacagagccCGGACGCCCAGTTGCGGCGACAattccccgccgccagttgacagcgcggaggaatggctgggcgtggaggaggacgcggaggaggaagggtcagaggaggcggcggcggcccgtgcgaataacctacgccaagtactacatgatgcacacactgtcaactttacatcatggaggaggaatagactactttaataacatcactagagtagcacaaagattaatagtgatacaaagctcatgatcacataaagatcacaccatgggagagagatgaaccacatagctaccggtagagccctcagcctcggggagaactactccctcctcatcatgggagacagcaacggcgatgaagatggcggtggtgtcgatggagatgactccgggggcaattccccgtcccggcagcgtgccggaacagagacttctgtcccccgaaacttgtcttcgcgatggcggcggctacggaactcttcgtggaatatgacttgattctttaggattttcgcgacggagagaatatataggtgaaggggcgatgccggtggagtcccgaggggcccacaccctagggggcgcgccccccctcttggccgctccgccaggtggtgtggggcccctgctggccgcctccgactgtccttcgatgttctggaaccctccgtggaaaatagggccgtgggcttttgtttcgtccaattccgagaatatttcctgtgtaaaatttctgaaaccaaaaacggcagaaaacaggaactgacgcttcggcatcttgttaataggttagtgccggaaaatgcatcaaaacgatataaagtatgaataaaacatgtaggtattgtcataaaagtagcatgtaacataagaaattatagatacgtttgagacgtatcaagcatccccaagcttagttcctactcgccctcgagtaggtaaacgataacaaggataatttcttaagtgacatgtgataacccacaagtataggggatcgcaacagtcttcgagggaagtaaaacccaaatttattgattcgacacaaggggaggtaaagaatacttataagccttaacaactgagttgtcaattcagctgcaccggaaaagcactagtaacgggggtgatgtgaaagcagcagtaatatgagagcaagtagtgacgagtaacacatcagcagtagcagtaatatgagagcaatgacaccagaaaatagttgatactacttccaatgtcatgtagaacgagtatataatgatgagagatggaccggggttcccagctatctacactagtggtaactctccaataacaagtgttgggtgaacaaattacagttgggcaattgataggattgaaatagcattaagacagaacatcaaaattattaatcatgtaggcatgtttcccatatatagtcatacgtgctcgcaatgagaaacttgtacaacatcttttgtcctaccagccggtggcagccgggcctctagggaatctactagaaattaaggtactccttttaatagagcaccggagcaaagcattaacactccgtgaaaacatgtgatcctcatatctaagcattcccctccagttgtcccaatttctgtcactttggggcctttggttccagacatagacatgtgcaaacaacttgtagatacaatctaagcaataagtatagagcttaaatctaagatcatgccactcgggccctagtgacaagcattaaacacaacaagattgcagcaacaataacttcacaaactttatagatagactaatcataatgtaacaatccatcggatcccaacaaacacaacaccgattacatcgagatgaaactcaatcatgtaaggcagctcatgagatcattgtattgaagtacatg from Lolium rigidum isolate FL_2022 chromosome 4, APGP_CSIRO_Lrig_0.1, whole genome shotgun sequence encodes the following:
- the LOC124708886 gene encoding gibberellin 2-beta-dioxygenase 3-like isoform X3, which translates into the protein MVVLAKGELEQIALPAVHRAAPPLADVPEVDLAAAWSGGAEGRAAAARAVAAACEEHGFFKVTGHGVPVELLVRVEAAAAAFFGLQQREKEAAMSAASPGSPFGYASKRIGNNGDLGWVEYLLLGVTAAGASTGDRSADAPLSVPAEEAAPSWACSDLLNEYTVAVRRMACSVLELMAEGLGMAESDAFARLVLHEDSDSMLRVNHYPPRPEQKQLHAGAGGNGRVTGFGEHTDPQIISVLRSNATSGLEIALRDGSWVSVPPDQSSFFVNVGDALQVLTNGRFRSVRHRVMVNSIRSRVSVIFFGGPPPRETLAPLPELVGEGGRRRYREFTWREYKASAYRTKLAENRLCHFETTS
- the LOC124708886 gene encoding gibberellin 2-beta-dioxygenase 3-like isoform X2, which encodes MVVLAKGELEQIALPAVHRAAPPLADVPEVDLAAAWSGGAEGRAAAARAVAAACEEHGFFKVTGHGVPVELLVRVEAAAAAFFGLQQREKEAAMSAASPGSPFGYASKRIGNNGDLGWVEYLLLGVTAAGASTGDRSADAPLSVPAEEAAPSDWRCSFRDLLNEYTVAVRRMACSVLELMAEGLGMAESDAFARLVLHEDSDSMLRVNHYPPRPEQKQLHAGAGGNGRVTGFGEHTDPQIISVLRSNATSGLEIALRDGSWVSVPPDQSSFFVNVGDALQVLTNGRFRSVRHRVMVNSIRSRVSVIFFGGPPPRETLAPLPELVGEGGRRRYREFTWREYKASAYRTKLAENRLCHFETTS
- the LOC124708886 gene encoding gibberellin 2-beta-dioxygenase 3-like isoform X1 translates to MVVLAKGELEQIALPAVHRAAPPLADVPEVDLAAAWSGGAEGRAAAARAVAAACEEHGFFKVTGHGVPVELLVRVEAAAAAFFGLQQREKEAAMSAASPGSPFGYASKRIGNNGDLGWVEYLLLGVTAAGASTGDRSADAPLSVPAEEAAPSDWRCSFRSWACSDLLNEYTVAVRRMACSVLELMAEGLGMAESDAFARLVLHEDSDSMLRVNHYPPRPEQKQLHAGAGGNGRVTGFGEHTDPQIISVLRSNATSGLEIALRDGSWVSVPPDQSSFFVNVGDALQVLTNGRFRSVRHRVMVNSIRSRVSVIFFGGPPPRETLAPLPELVGEGGRRRYREFTWREYKASAYRTKLAENRLCHFETTS
- the LOC124708886 gene encoding gibberellin 2-beta-dioxygenase 3-like isoform X4, whose product is MVVLAKGELEQIALPAVHRAAPPLADVPEVDLAAAWSGGAEGRAAAARAVAAACEEHGFFKVTGHGVPVELLVRVEAAAAAFFGLQQREKEAAMSAASPGSPFGYASKRIGNNGDLGWVEYLLLGVTAAGASTGDRSADAPFDLLNEYTVAVRRMACSVLELMAEGLGMAESDAFARLVLHEDSDSMLRVNHYPPRPEQKQLHAGAGGNGRVTGFGEHTDPQIISVLRSNATSGLEIALRDGSWVSVPPDQSSFFVNVGDALQVLTNGRFRSVRHRVMVNSIRSRVSVIFFGGPPPRETLAPLPELVGEGGRRRYREFTWREYKASAYRTKLAENRLCHFETTS